One Punica granatum isolate Tunisia-2019 chromosome 3, ASM765513v2, whole genome shotgun sequence genomic window carries:
- the LOC116201514 gene encoding NAC domain-containing protein 82-like has protein sequence MAMKILPPGFRFHPTNVELLKYYLKRKILNRPLHFDAIREVDIYELDPWELPSLSCLKTDDQKWYFFCPRERRYAHGGRVKRSTRGGFWKTTGRDRPVKYNDETIGMIKTLIFHEGRAPNGSRTDWVMHEYRLEDPDLAAKGIQQDTVLCAIFKKKGLGPRNGAQYGAPFKEEDWEDDEVSVVLPQDLLISARGLVQAHLPSQEEQQDHSARRNLETDNNMSESIAVVGSPPPVLPASETVLPEPSGAALSVQAHQPSQEEQQDHSARRNLETDNNMSESIAVVGSPPPVLPASETVLPEPSGVALSSDTALINHANETVVEAAVNDTSADGMDIDEFLAIINTSPVDNNNQEIQTAAAVGPDVGATIAAAAAEGNGGIFAGLPDLDVQLEGIGGFTRGSGFGYPYYFQSDDFMELHDLGPHLSRDPTPLGNLPGAEIDMGNADITNAETNGTGQIDSRGHELRENFNHL, from the exons ATGGCAATGAAAATCCTTCCCCCGGGCTTCCGTTTTCATCCTACCAATGTGGAGTTACTCAAGTACTACTTAAAGAGGAAAATCTTGAACCGCCCCTTGCACTTCGATGCAATCCGGGAAGTGGATATTTACGAACTTGATCCATGGGAGCTTCCTA GTCTTTCTTGTTTAAAGACGGATGACCAGAAATGGTATTTCTTCTGTCCAAGGGAGAGAAGGTATGCTCATGGAGGCCGAGTAAAGCGTTCCACCCGAGGGGGTTTCTGGAAGACCACTGGTAGGGATCGGCCAGTTAAGTATAATGATGAGACTATTGGAATGATTAAGACCCTTATTTTTCACGAAGGGCGAGCACCCAATGGGAGTCGGACTGATTGGGTAATGCATGAATACCGGCTTGAGGATCCTGATTTAGCTGCCAAAGGGATCCAACAG GATACTGTGCTTTGTGCCATCTTCAAGAAGAAAGGTCTTGGGCCGAGAAATGGGGCCCAGTACGGCGCTCCATTCAAGGAGGAAGATTGGGAAGATGATGAGGTCAGTGTTGTCCTACCTCAGGATCTGCTCATTTCTGCAAGGGGATTGGTCCAAGCTCATCTGCCCTCTCAAGAGGAGCAACAAGACCATTCTGCAAGGAGGAACCTTGAGACCGATAATAATATGTCTGAAAGTATTGCTGTGGTCGGGTCGCCACCTCCCGTGCTCCCAGCATCTGAGACTGTGCTGCCTGAACCCTCTGGGGCTGCACTTTCGGTCCAAGCTCATCAGCCCTCTCAAGAGGAGCAACAAGACCATTCTGCGAGGAGGAACCTTGAGACCGATAATAATATGTCTGAAAGTATTGCTGTGGTGGGGTCGCCACCTCCTGTGCTCCCAGCATCTGAGACTGTGCTGCCTGAACCCTCTGGGGTTGCACTTTCCTCTGATACCGCTCTTATTAATCATGCTAATGAAACTGTGGTGGAAGCTGCTGTTAACGACACCAGTGCTGACGGGATGGACATTGATGAATTCTTGGCAATTATCAATACGTCTCCTGTGGATAACAACAATCAG GAAATTCAGACTGCTGCTGCAGTTGGCCCCGATGTTGGTGCTACCATTGCGGCCGCAGCTGCAGAGGGGAATGGTGGTATCTTTGCTGGCTTGCCTGACCTCGATGTGCAACTGGAGGGAATTGGGGGCTTTACACGTGGGTCTGGTTTTGGTTACCCTTACTACTTTCAGTCCGATGATTTTATGGAGCTGCACGACCTAGGACCACATTTATCCAGAGACCCCACTCCTCTCGGGAACCTTCCG GGAGCTGAGATCGACATGGGTAATGCTGATATAACCAATGCCGAGACGAATGGCACAGGGCAGATTGATTCTCGTGGGCACGAGTTGAGGGAGAACTTCAATCACCTCTAG